The following is a genomic window from Synechococcus sp. JA-2-3B'a(2-13).
GCGAAGCTTATTTGGTCAGCGTTCCCTTTGCCGAGGCCACCCTCATCGGCTATTGGCGAGTTTTGGCGGATTCCTTCTACAACCAATGGGTTTTGAATCAGTATAAGCAATTGCAGAGCTATGGGGTGGATTTGGAGCAACAGGGCATCCAGATTCTGGAACGAGAACGATTTCTGGATGAGGTTCAGTTGCGCTTTGCCGCCCGCCACCGAGAAATCGTCACCCAAAATGTGGAGAAGATCACCCAAATTGTGGTGGATAGCCTGGCCAAGCGGGTGGCCCTCAACACCGGCCAGCAAAGTTTTCAGGCTATGCGGGCCAAGTTGACCACCGTTTTGGATATGGACATTTCCCGCAAAGACGTGGGGGAAGTCAAGCGGCTGATCGACTACTTTACGGATGTGTTTTTGGGCAAGCGGGAGGAGCTGCGCTCCCCCTATCCGGTGGGCACGATTTTGCAAGTCAAGGCGGCCATTGAGGCTCGCCCCCCCGATAGCCGCACCCGCATTGGTCTGGAAATTTTGGGTCAGCTCTACCGCGAGTACGTTCCCCTGCTGGGATCCGCACCGAAATAGGAACGGGGGCATAGCGGGGGATCCCGTAGGCCGACAGGTTTTGGGCACAATGGGGACTGGCGCGCTGTCTAGGGTTGGAGACGGAGATTCCCCATGCGCTACCGCCAGCTTGGCCACAGCCCTTTGCAAGTTTCCGAGATCTGCCTGGGCACCATGACCTTTGGGCAGCAGAATACTTTGTCTGAGGCTTTCGAACAGCTCGACTACGCGGTGGAGCACGGGATCAACTTCATCGATACCGCCGAGATGTACCCGGTGCCGGCGCGGGCGGAAACCCAGGGATCCACCGAGCGCTACATCGGCGAGTGGCTACAACACCAACCGCGGCATCGCCTGATCCTGGCCACCAAGATCACCGGCCCTGGTCGGCCCTGGCATTGGATTCGCGGCGGATCCCTGTCCATCACCCGCGACAACCTCAAGCAGGCGGTGGCCGATAGCCTCAAACGCCTGAAGACCGACTACATCGACCTCTACCAGATCCACTGGCCGGATCGCTACGTGCCCCTGTTTGGGGGCGTTGCCTACGATCCCAGCCAGGAGCGGCCCACCGTTCCCATTGCCGAGCAGTTGCAGGCTCTGGCGGAATTGGTGCAAGAGGGTCTCATTCGCTACATCGGCCTGAGCAACGAAACCCCTTGGGGGGTGAGCAAGTTCTGCCAGGTGGCCGAGCAACTGGGGTTGCCCAAGGTGGTCTCGATTCAGAATGCCTACAGCCTCATCAACCGCACGTTTGAAATGGGCCTGGCGGAAGTCTGCCGCCACGAGCAGGTGGGCTTGCTGGCCTACAGCCCGCTCGGATTTGGGCTGCTGACGGGCAAATATCTGGGGGGGGTGAAGCCGCCGGGATCCCGTTTGGCCTTGTTTGAAGGCTTTGGCCAGCGGTACCGCAAGCCCAATGTGGAAGAAGCGGTGGCTGCCTATGTGCAAATTGCCCGCCGGCACGGTCTGACACCGGCCCAGTTGGCTTTGGCCTTTGTGCGCAGCCGCTGGTTTGTCACCAGCACCATCATTGGGGCCACCAGCCTGACCCAACTCAAAGAGAACCTCAGTTGCCTGGATGTGGAGCTGTCCCCGCAGATCCTGGCGGAGATCGAAGCGGTTCACCAGCGCTACCCCAATCCTGCCCCCTGAAAGGTTGGCGAAACCGGTGGCCAGACAGAACTTTTCAGAAGGTTTCCTCGTCTGGGTGTGCGGTTTGGATCATCCTCTCCTACACTTCTGTCCGGCCAACTTCCAGGGCCCCTCCCAACCGAGAGTGGGGATCCAAGACTGTAAATCCCGTACCCAGAACCTGAGGTGTGAACGATGCGTGAGCTTTCCCTTTGGCAGGGCTGGAAAACTGCGGCTTTGGTGATCAGTTGCAGCAGCTTGGCCTGGCTTGGGGATCCCGCTTGGGCCCAACTTTCTGATATCAGCACCTATTGGGGTGCCCAGTACATTGCCGGGTTGAATGAACGGCAGATCATCGGCGGCTTCCCGGATGGCACCTTTCGTCCCAATGAATCCATCACCCGTGCCCAATTTGCCGTTATTGTCACCAAGGCTTTTGGCCTAGATACCAACGTTCCTGTGCGCTCCTTTGCCGATCCCATTCCCAGTTGGGCGGCTCCCTCCATCGGCGCGGCGGCAGCGGCAGGGTTTGTTTCCGGCTTTCCGGACGGCACCTTTCGCCCCAACGATGTGCTCACCCGTGCGCAGGCCATCACTGTCCTGACCCGTGCCGCCACCAACGGTAGGCTCATCGAAGATGCCGGCCAAATTGACGCGATCCTATCCGCGTTCGGCGATGCCAATTTGGTTCCCAACTTTGCCCGCGCCCCCATCGCGACAGCGGTTCAGAAAGGGCTGTTGGTGCTCTACCCCAACCCCACTCAATTGAATGCCCAGGCGGTGGCCACGCGGGGGGAAGTGGCTGCTCTTACCTACCAAGCGCTGGCCAAGGTGGGTCGAGTACCCAATTTGGATCCGCCGGTGGGGGCTGCCATTCCCGGCCCTGGGATCCGCACCGAGCTCCTTGCCCAGGTCACCCCTACGCCCGAACCCCTGACCACGCCAGACATTCCCATTGAGCCTCTGGTAGAAACGCTGCCCGCCGCCCCAGAAG
Proteins encoded in this region:
- a CDS encoding NADP(H)-dependent aldo-keto reductase, producing the protein MRYRQLGHSPLQVSEICLGTMTFGQQNTLSEAFEQLDYAVEHGINFIDTAEMYPVPARAETQGSTERYIGEWLQHQPRHRLILATKITGPGRPWHWIRGGSLSITRDNLKQAVADSLKRLKTDYIDLYQIHWPDRYVPLFGGVAYDPSQERPTVPIAEQLQALAELVQEGLIRYIGLSNETPWGVSKFCQVAEQLGLPKVVSIQNAYSLINRTFEMGLAEVCRHEQVGLLAYSPLGFGLLTGKYLGGVKPPGSRLALFEGFGQRYRKPNVEEAVAAYVQIARRHGLTPAQLALAFVRSRWFVTSTIIGATSLTQLKENLSCLDVELSPQILAEIEAVHQRYPNPAP